One segment of Scyliorhinus torazame isolate Kashiwa2021f chromosome 14, sScyTor2.1, whole genome shotgun sequence DNA contains the following:
- the LOC140389959 gene encoding E3 ubiquitin-protein ligase MSL2-like isoform X2 produces the protein MMMKPSCSWCKDYEQFEENKQLSILVCCYKKLCEFVAESPIAQHLATVMDGAPDILTLLQEGLSLDEERQGTSALTSALNLSNSPTPSTSECTSDLEMAATPQIIENIPDSERLSSSTEVTCSSFNGLPGCNGLPAGEFTVNIISSENSERLNTTCTEENFKSRDISDSLQAVNKVISCSNVDVVGVDICNYDEDIKPIGSLLFTGGHVFQDLEAVANNLEACSNYSQPISEASTPNGPLIDAKPISLPLKSSIFISSNAPPHGIPCVATTPKIVRGNRKRSRSESDSEKIQPLPISSIIHGPPLGAAAPVPAKRETKLSTETVVTVPNGGTLKVGKSLLAASKSVKKHTEHGAKKSHSKVKQGTTKSKTKEKVHSSTVMPGSPSKIAYKKPQEKKGCKCGRATQNPSVLTCRGQRCPCYSNRKACLDCICRGCQNSYMANGEKKLEAFAVPEKALEQTRLTVGISLTSISNAVRNASTSASVINVTTGSPIPTFLAASPHDDKSLDEAIDYRYDC, from the coding sequence ATGATGATGAAACCCTCCTGTAGTTGGTGCAAAGATTATGAACAGTTTGAAGAAAATAAACAACTGAGCATCCTGGTGTGCTGCTACAAGAAACTATGTGAATTTGTAGCTGAATCCCCAATAGCACAGCATCTAGCTACTGTTATGGATGGTGCTCCTGACATCTTAACCTTGCTGCAAGAGGGACTCTCGTTAGACGAAGAGAGGCAAGGAACTTCTGCATTGACCAGTGCTTTAAATTTGTCAAATTCCCCAACTCCATCAACCTCAGAATGCACCAGTGATCTGGAAATGGCAGCAACACCACAAATCATTGAAAATATTCCAGACAGTGAACGGCTTTCAAGTAGCACTGAAGTAACCTGCTCTAGTTTCAATGGATTGCCTGGTTGCAATGGACTTCCAGCTGGTGAATTTACTGTAAATATTATTTCTTCTGAAAATTCAGAAAGGCTTAATACAACCTGCACTGAGGAGAACTTCAAAAGTAGGGACATTTCTGATAGCTTGCAGGCAGTCAACAAAGTGATTTCTTGTAGTAATGTTGATGTAGTGGGAGTTGACATTTGCAATTATGATGAAGACATAAAGCCAATTGGTTCTTTGTTATTCACCGGTGGACATGTATTTCAAGACTTAGAAGCAGTTGCAAATAACCTTGAGGCCTGtagcaattactcacaacctatttCTGAGGCAAGTACACCTAATGGACCTCTTATAGATGCCAAACCCATCTCTTTGCCTCTTAAAAGCAGTATTTTTATTTCTAGCAATGCACCTCCTCATGGTATTCCCTGTGTAGCAACAACACCTAAAATTGTACGAGGGAATCGGAAGCGTTCTCGATCGGAGAGCGACAGTGAAAAAATTCAACCCCTACCTATTTCCAGCATTATACACGGCCCACCATTAGGGGCTGCTGCTCCTGTTCCTGCCAAACGAGAGACCAAGTTGTCCACAGAAACTGTCGTCACAGTGCCAAATGGGGGCACGCTAAAAGTGGGCAAATCCTTGCTTGCGGCCAGTAAAAGTGTTAAAAAGCACACAGAACATGGAGCAAAGAAATCACACTCGAAAGTAAAGCAGGGAACAACCAAATCTAAAACCAAGGAGAAAGTTCATAGCAGTACTGTTATGCCTGGTAGCCCATCAAAAATAGCATACAAAAAGCCCCAAGAGAAGAAGGGGTGCAAGTGTGGACGTGCCACACAAAACCCAAGTGTTCTTACGTGTCGTGGGCAGCGTTGCCCTTGTTACTCAAATCGCAAGGCCTGTTTGGACTGCATTTGCCGTGGTTGCCAGAACTCGTATATGGCCAATGGCGAAAAAAAATTGGAGGCTTTTGCTGTGCCAGAAAAAGCCTTGGAGCAGACCAGGCTTACTGTGGGTATAAGCCTAACCAGCATCAGCAACGCAGTGCGTAATGCAAGCACGAGCGCAAGTGTCATCAATGTGACAACGGGGTCACCCATACCAACTTTCCTAGCTGCCAGTCCACATGACGACAAAAGCTTGGATGAAGCTATTGACTATAGATATGACTGTTAG